A region from the Alnus glutinosa chromosome 5, dhAlnGlut1.1, whole genome shotgun sequence genome encodes:
- the LOC133867817 gene encoding uncharacterized protein LOC133867817, translated as MTEAEQNEIQAKIMDRTVIAEQNVVRVDIMVPLLNSIHETIQHYQWTYLYTCACIVLTRLVRLFYANLEVVQDDERGTVLQSTVDGHTITIDPQIISQFIGVPVLDLPASPFNEVVLPPSMDELQEFFHAAPQGEEHPTSIEIGALGPAHRMLAKIILHNLWPVTRRSTLILKKAQFVYAVHFRLPFCLCKHILGVMLEARDEGTAGLPFGCLITQIILQTGINVNGEPRMKMQQLLSKQTLLKSNKQLRREEFDEDIPAAMHVGFPDVASSSHTIPQSEPEVNFSQIMEALATLQGGMSNM; from the coding sequence ATGACAGAAGCAGAGCAAAATGAAATTCAAGCGAAGATTATGGACCGGACTGTTATTGCTGAACAGAACGTGGTCCGTgtagatatcatggtgcctctgctgaacagtatccatgagactatccagcattatcagtggacctacctctatacctgtgcctgcatcgtcctcaccaggctggtccgacttttttatgcaaacttggaggttgttcaggatgatgagcgtgggacggtactgcagtccactgttgacggacacacaatcactattgatccccagatcatcagccagtttatcggggtacctgttctcgatctacctgccagtccattcaacgaggtggtgcttcctccctctatggatgaGCTCCAAGAGTTTTTCCATGCTGCTCCACAAGGTGAGGAGCATCCGACCTCCATCGAGATTGGTGCTCTAGGTCCAGCTCATCGTATGTTAGCCAAAATTATTTTGCACAATCTATGGCCGGTTACCAGGCGCAGTACtctgatattgaagaaggcccagtttgtctatgctgttcactttcgccttcctttctgtctctgcaagcatattctgggagtcatgctcgaggctcgtgatgagggcactgccggtcttccttttggctgcctcatTACTCAGATCATCCTGCAGACCGGTATCAATGtaaatggagagcctaggatgaagatgcaACAGCtcctcagcaaacagactttGCTGAAGTCAAATAAGCAGCTACGGAGAGAGGAGTTTGATGAGGATATACCTGCTGCGATGCATGTTGGTTTTCCAGAcgtagcttcatcctctcacactATCCCGCAATCTGAGCCGGAGGTAAAtttttctcagattatggaggctcttgctactcttcagggggggatgagcaatatgtAG